One part of the Lycium ferocissimum isolate CSIRO_LF1 chromosome 8, AGI_CSIRO_Lferr_CH_V1, whole genome shotgun sequence genome encodes these proteins:
- the LOC132068556 gene encoding putative ripening-related protein 1, whose product MKKGISPKFAILILTIILVSTVISSAMALQSSCNPSVKIKGIKPPPGKCKIGYQSECCKPGKSYTTYKCSPPVSGKTKAVLTINSFQKGGDGGGKSECDNKYHSNNKPVVALSTGWFSGEKRCMKNITIYGNGRQTNAMVVDECDSTMGCDDVHDYQPPCDNNIVDASKAVWKALGVPKKQWGQLDIFWSDAASS is encoded by the coding sequence atgaagaagggcaTTAGTCCAAAATTTGCCATTCTCATTCTCACTATAATTCTTGTGAGTACAGTAATTTCATCTGCCATGGCACTACAATCGTCGTGCAACCCTAGCGTGAAGATTAAAGGCATAAAACCACCACCAGGGAAATGCAAAATAGGTTATCAATCAGAATGTTGCAAGCCTGGAAAATCTTACACCACTTACAAATGCTCCCCTCCTGTTTCTGGCAAGACGAAAGCTGTTCTAACTATAAACAGTTTCCAAAAAGGCGGTGATGGTGGTGGAAAATCCGAGTGTGACAACAAATACCATTCAAATAACAAGCCGGTGGTTGCACTCTCAACAGGTTGGTTCAGTGGTGAAAAGAGGTGTATGAAGAATATTACAATTTATGGGAACGGAAGGCAAACAAATGCTATGGTAGTGGACGAGTGTGATTCCACAATGGGATGCGACGATGTTCATGATTATCAACCACCGTGTGATAACAACATTGTCGACGCATCCAAAGCTGTTTGGAAGGCATTGGGAGTGCCTAAGAAGCAATGGGGACAACTTGATATATTCTGGTCTGATGCTGCTTCTtcttga